One segment of Gadus chalcogrammus isolate NIFS_2021 chromosome 8, NIFS_Gcha_1.0, whole genome shotgun sequence DNA contains the following:
- the LOC130387870 gene encoding cadherin-7-like, translating to MSCCVVLRGFYVGLVLLSLWSPCYGELTLNSVPLAPARGPSRGGPPRQGGHGWGPARSRRSWVWNQFFVLEEYTGDEPLYVGKLHSDMDRGDGQVTYVLSGEGAPSIFTIDPNTGDIHATKRLDREAQAYYTLRAQARDRASARPVEPESQFVVKVQDINDNEPRFLDGPYAASVPEMSPMGTSVVTVVATDADDPTYGNSARVVYSILQGQPYFSVEPKTGLIRTALADMDRESRDQYLLVIQAKDMVGQMGGLSGTTSVTVTLSDVNDNPPHFYRKSYQYLVPESAPLASLVAKVKAVDSDLGSNADVDYSILDGDPLGMFRIVTDRETQEGLLTLQKVLDYEARPSYTLTVEVTNRYVDPRFVALGPFSDRATVRLLVKNVDEPPVFSSDLAKMAVSEAVDVGTSVGRVSALDPDSTNSPVRYSIDRNTDLERYFHIDGSTGVLRTARLLDRELVSLHNITVTASESLDPSQVGTSVVLISVTDVNDNAPAFAIDYQPFVCENARSGQVIETISAVDRDEPQTGHRFLFSLLSPGDGATANFTLRDNQDNTASVLTRRAGFLRREQPLHLLPVLISDAGPPALSSTGTLWVRVCACDADGGRSLCGEESSLLRAAGLSPAALLSILACLLLLLGLVLLVATARRRRRNPFTLDDDRDVRENIVRYDDEGGGEEDTEAFDMAALRHLNATRDGEGAGTRRYDNAPELLTARYREPQHNATVAMAPPSPTQVQPPPPPPAPDNTVFREFILSRLLEADLDSAAPPYDSLQTYAFEGSGSAAESLSSLESPSSESEHAYDFLTEWGADFGKLADLYGHSDGRSSKTDFRSPRLVVGEPGGAEPTVPLRR from the exons ATGTCTTGCTGTGTGGTTCTGAGGGGGTTCTATGTGGGCTTGGTCCTGCTCTCCCTGTGGTCTCCATGCTATGGGGAGCTGACCCTGAACTCTGTCCCTCTGGCCCCCGCCAGGGGCCCCTCTAGGGGAGGGCCCCCGAGGCAAGGGGGGCACGGCTGGGGCCCGGCCCGTTCCAGACGCAGCTGGGTCTGGAACCAGTTCTTTGTTCTGGAGGAGTACACAGGGGACGAGCCCCTCTACGTGGGAAAG CTCCACTCGGACATGGACCGGGGCGACGGTCAGGTGACCTACGTGCTGAGCGGAGAGGGCGCTCCCTCCATCTTCACCATCGACCCTAACACGGGCGACATCCACGCCACCAAGCGGCTGGACCGCGAGGCCCAGGCCTACTACACACTGCGCGCCCAGGCCCGCGACCGCGCCTCGGCCCGGCCCGTGGAGCCTGAGTCCCAGTTCGTGGTCAAGGTGCAGGACATCAATGACAACGAGCCGCGCTTTCTGGACGGGCCGTACGCGGCCAGCGTGCCCGAGATGTCCCCCATGG GGACGtcagtggtgacggtggtggccACGGATGCAGACGACCCGACCTATGGGAACAGTGCCCGGGTGGTGTACAGCATCCTGCAAGGACAGCCCTACTTCTCTGTGGAGCCCAAGACCG GCCTGATCCGCACGGCCCTTGCCGACATGGACCGTGAGTCCCGGGACCAGTACCTCCTGGTGATCCAGGCCAAGGACATGGTAGGCCAGATGGGGGGGCTGTCCGGGACCACCTCCGTTACCGTGACGCTGagcgacgtcaacgacaacccCCCGCACTTTTACCGCA AGAGCTACCAGTACCTGGTCCCGGAGTCCGCCCCGCTAGCCTCGCTGGTGGCCAAGGTGAAGGCCGTGGACTCAGACCTGGGCTCCAACGCAGACGTGGACTACAGCATCCTGGATGGAGACCCTCTGGGAATGTTCCGGATCGTCACGGACCGGGAGACCCAGGAGGGGCTGCTCACGCTGCAGAAG gttCTGGACTACGAAGCCCGCCCCAGCTACACCCTGACGGTGGAGGTGACCAACCGCTACGTGGATCCTCGCTTTGTGGCGCTTGGTCCGTTCAGCGACCGTGCCACCGTCCGTCTGCTGGTGAAGAACGTAGACGAGCCCCCCGTGTTCTCCTCCGACCTCGCCAAGATGGCCGTCTCGGAGGCGGTCGACGTGGGCACCAGTGTCGGCAGGGTGTCGGCTCTGGACCCGGACTCCACCAACAGCCCCGTCAG GTACTCTATTGACAGGAACACAGACCTGGAGCGGTACTTCCACATCGACGGGTCCACCGGGGTCCTCAGAACGGCCCGGCTGCTGGACCGAGAGCTGGTCTCTCTGCACAACATCACTGTGACGGCCTCAGAGAGCC tGGACCCGAGCCAGGTGGGGACGTCTGTGGTTCTGATCTCCGTCAccgacgtcaacgacaacgctCCGGCCTTCGCCATCGACTACCaaccgtttgtgtgtgagaacgCCAGGTCCGGCCAG GTGATCGAGACCATCAGCGCGGTGGACAGAGACGAGCCTCAGACCGGACACCGCTTCCTGTTCTCCCTGCTGTCCCCGGGGGACGGGGCGACGGCCAACTTCACCCTCCGGGACAACCAGG ACAACACCGCCTCCGTGCTGACCCGGCGGGCGGGGTTCCTGCGCCGGGAGCAGCCGCTCCACCTGCTGCCCGTGCTGATctccgacgccggcccccccgccctcaGCAGCACCGGCACCCTCTGGGtccgggtgtgtgcgtgcgacgcGGACGGGGGGCGTTCGCTCTGCGGCGAGGAGTCGTCCCTCCTGCGGGCGGCGGGACTCAGCCCGGCGGCCCTGCTCTCCATCCTGGCctgcctcctcctgctgctgg GTCTGGTCCTGCTGGTCGCCACCGCCAGGCGCAGGAGGAGGAACCCCTTCACCCTGGACGACGACCGCGACGTCCGGGAGAACATCGTCCGCTACGACGACGAGGGCGGCGGCGAGGAGGACACAGAGGCCTTCGACATGGCGGCGCTCCGACACCTCAACGCCACGCGGGACGGCGAGGGCGCCGGCACCCGCCGCTACGACAACGCCCCGGAGCTCTTGACGGCGCGCTACAGAGAGCCGCAACACAACGCCACCGTGGCGATGGCGCCGCCGTCACCGACGCAAGTCcagcctccgccgccgccgccggcaccGGACAACACGGTGTTCCGCGAGTTCATCCTGAGCCGGCTGCTGGAGGCGGACCTGGACTCGGCGGCGCCCCCGTACGACTCGCTGCAGACCTACGCCTTCGAGGGCAGCGGATCGGCGGCCGAGTCCCTCAGCTCCCTGGAGTCCCCGAGCTCCGAGTCGGAGCACGCCTACGACTTCCTGACGGAGTGGGGGGCGGACTTCGGGAAACTGGCGGACCTCTACGGACACAGCGACGGGCGTAGCAGTAAGACTGACTTCCGGTCGCCCAGGCTAGTGGTGGGGGAACCAGGGGGGGCGGAGCCAACCGTCCCACTGAGACGGTAG
- the LOC130387357 gene encoding dnaJ homolog subfamily C member 1-like — MFLFPPGRSLLFLSCVFYSVLSPVASWDTDLELFDLVEEIPQTFYQFLSVDKDATPVEIKKAYRRLTLTLHPDKNKDENAESQFRQLVGIYEVLKDEERRMRYDDILVNGLPDWKHPFTLYRRVRKMSNAELGFLLFLILTVGHYAIIWSVYLEKQLDEMLSNKRKKEKKKKTNSKPCEEPRDQDRPNWQDILPLKLSIWLYLSIKSLPQTIQEVKQYYEDHKEMKMRAKQEEEEMAEQESAPREKRPKVKKVKVEFPVYEAPAADGLYQVCPTASIQEVEDQLDDWLDNRKSKKKAPEWSDEDISLLSRNMVKFPGGTPGRWEKIAHELGRSVADVTTKVKQVKDCVTNTTGLVKLSELKSGQSSKATTAGCVADSIMTQRDAPPTTSPGEEEGEQEGQVLRRRSKKAGGGGGGGGGGGGGGGGGGTNGESRVKSRRQRDFDPTAVDEEEEEEKQQKREEAQQEPEEQKESVWTQNQQKLLETALQQIPRGAAERWDRIAKMVPGKTKEECMIRYKLLAELVQKRKQAKS, encoded by the exons ATGTTCTTATTCCCGCCCGGTCGATCGCTACTCTTTTTATCGTGTGTTTTTTATAGTGTTTTATCTCCTGTGGCTTCGTGGGACACCGACCTAGAGCTCTTTGATCTGGTGGAAGAAATCCCACAGACCTTCTACCAGTTCCTCTCCGTGGACAAG GATGCCACGCCGGTGGAAATCAAGAAGGCCTACCGGCGTCTCACGCTCACCCTCCATCCAGATAAGAACAAGGATGAGAACGCAGAGAGCCAGTTCAGACAA CTGGTGGGAATCTATGAAGTCCtgaaggatgaggagaggagaatgag GTACGATGACATCCTGGTGAACGGCCTGCCGGACTGGAAGCACCCATTCACCCTGTACCGCCGGGTGAGGAAGATGAGCAACGCAGAGCTgggcttcctcctcttcctcatcctcaccgTTGGACACTACGCCATCATCTGGTCCGTCTACCTGGAGAAACAGCTG GATGAAATGCTGAGCAataagaggaagaaggagaagaagaaaaagacgaACTCCAAGCCGTGTGAGGAGCCCAG GGATCAGGACCGCCCCAATTGGCAGGACATCCTTCCTCTGAAGCTCAGCATCTGGCTCTACCTATCAATCAAATCACTGCCCCAGACCATCCAG GAAGTGAAGCAGTACTACGAAGACCACAAAGAGATGAAGATGAGAgcgaagcaggaggaggaggagatggctgAGCAAGAATCTGCTCCTC GGGAGAAGCGTCCCAAGGTGaagaaggtgaaggtggagttCCCGGTGTACGAGGCCCCGGCGGCGGACGGCCTGTACCAGGTGTGCCCCACGGCCTCCatccaggaggtggaggaccagCTGGACGACTGGCTGGACAACCGCAAGAGCAAGAAAAAG gCTCCAGAGTGGTCCGACGAGGACATCAGCCTCCTCAGCAGGAACATGGTGAAGTTCCCTGGAGGAACGCCCGGTCGCTGGGAGAAGATCGCCCACGAGCTGGGAAGATCCGTCGCTGAC GTGACCACAAAAGTAAAGCAAGTCAAAGACTGTGTGACCAACACTACag GGCTGGTGAAGCTGTCGGAGCTGAAGAGCGGCCAGTCCTCCAAGGCGACCACTGCTGGCTGTGTTGCAGACAGCATAATGACCCAGCGGGatgccccgcccaccaccagcccc ggagaggaggagggggagcaggagggacaGGTCCTCAGGAGGAGGTCCAAAaaggctggaggtggaggaggaggtggaggaggaggtggaggaggaggaggtggaggaggcacgAACGGGGAGTCGAGGGTGAAGTCGAGGCGGCAGCGGGACTTTGACCCGACGGccgtggatgaggaggaggaggaggagaagcagcagaAGCGGGAGGAGGCGCAGCAGGAGCccgaggagcagaaggagagcgTGTGGACGCAGAACCAGCAGAAGCTCCTGGAGACCGCCCTGCAGCAGATCCCCCGCGGCGCCGCCGAGCGCTGGGACCGCATCGCCAAGATGGTGCCGGGCAAGACCAAG gaGGAGTGTATGATCCGCTACAAACTGTTAGCGGAGCTGGTGCAGAAGAGGAAGCAGGCCAAGAGCTGA